A window of Felis catus isolate Fca126 chromosome A3, F.catus_Fca126_mat1.0, whole genome shotgun sequence genomic DNA:
TGAATGGAAAAAATTATGTAGGTGATAATgatattaacaaaatttattatttcctacAAGCCAGTCTCTTTGATCATTAATCATCTCCCTGTCTAAGGAACAATTTCTCTTTCCGTGTTACAGTTGAGGATACAGACAGGTTGAATAACTGGCATGGTCACACAGCCAAAAGTGGCAGAGCAAGTTTTGAACTAAAACCATGTGACTCCAGATGCTTTGCTGTTAACCACTGTTCACACTGCCTGTTTGTAACAGAGACCATAAAATGCTTAATCCTGATAAAAAGACCAGTTCAAGGTTTTTgagtttaaagaaatatatataaacctaGTAGAAGAATATGAGTTCTCATATCACCTTAGGAGCAAAAACAGGATTCCTCACAAGAGATTTATAGATTATAAATGGATAGATTAGGATTTTCTTAAGCTACTGAAGTATAGGCATGAGAAAgcagggatctttttttttttttaatatgaaatttattgacaaattggtttccatacaacacccagtgctcatcccaaaaggtgccctcctcaatacccatcacccaccctctcctccctcccaccccccatcaaccctcagtttgttctcagtttttaagagtctcttatgctttggctctctcccactctaacctgttttttttttttttccttcccctcccccatgggttcctgttaatttctcagggtccacataagagtgaaaccatatggtatctgtctttctctgtatgacttatttcacttagcatcacactctccagttccatccacgttgctacaaaaggccatatttcattttttctcattgccacgtagtactccattgtgtatataaaccacaatttctttatccattcatcagttgatggacatttaggctctttccataatttggctattgttgagagtgctgctatgaacattggggtacaagtggccctatgcatcagtactcctgtatcccttggataaattcctagcagtgctattgctgggtcatagggtaggtctatttttaattttctgagcaacctccacactgctttccagagcggctgcaccaatttgcattcccaccaacagtgcaagagggttcccgtttctccacatcctctccagcatctatagtctcctgatttgttcattttggccactctgactggcgtgaggtgatacctgagtgtggttttgatttgtatttccctgataaggagcgacgctgaacatcttttcatgtgcctgttggccatccggatgtcttctttagagaagtgtctattcatgttttctgcccatttcttcactgggttatttgtttttcgggtgtggagtttggtgagctctttatagattttggatactagccctttgtccgatatgtcatttgcgaatatcttttcccattccgttggttgccttttagttttgttggttgtttcctttgctgtgcagaagctttttatcttcataaggtcccagtaattcacttttgcttttaattcccttgcctttggggatgtgttgagtaagagattgctacggctgaggtcagagaggtcttttcctggaGAAAGCAGGGATCTTGATACTAATTTTCAAGGAGAAggacttgaaaagaaaagaattcagtaattatattgataatttttttaatgtttatttatttttgagaagagagagacagagcatgagcggggaaggagaaagaaagaggagacacagaatctgaaactggctccaggctctgagctgtcagcacagagccccacgtggggcttgaactcacggaccgcgagatcatgacctgagccgaagtcggacgctgaaccgactgagccatccaggcgccccatattgaTATCAATAAAATGTTGGAAACAACCTGAATACCCTGGGAAGAAGAGAGGTTGAATAAAgtgtggtacatccacacaatggagtgCTATACTGCTGTAAAAAACAATGAGGATCTGTGGAAGCGATATGGAGTGATTTCCAGGATACACTGTTAGGTGAAAACTACAAAGGACAAAGAGATCTATGGTATGCTATCCTTCATGTAAAAAGGAAGATATTCATGTGTCTCCTCATTTGTTCGAAACGAAggataaaaacagaaactaatgAGGTTTGTGGGGTGGTGGAAAAGAGgtacaaagaaggaaggaatgggaaTGGGGTAGCAAGATGAGGAaggaataatgctgctctgaattATTCAACTGTGATACAGAAGCAGGTGGACAAGAAAATAGGTAACTCAATtatctctggaaaatagtattttGACCATATTCTGTAAGGTTAAAGACAAAATGAATTATATACAAACATTGTGTTTTACTTGGTAAATGTTTTTCTCCCAGAGGTAGAAACTACTTTATATGAGTCTTGAATAAGCCAGTATATATATTGTGGATAATAAAAGAAGTTACACATAAGGAGATAAGGCTAGTATGAACCCTGTGGGATCCAAATTATCATCATGAActtatggtttttaatatatatacagatgtGTGGACACGGAAATAAAGgcagatatatgtgtgtgttagtaaccctatatatatttactttctaGCCACAAATTGAAAGGATCTGGAAGTAGTGACAGGACTCCCCTAGTGGCAGCAAGTATACTCAGCACCCAGAATTGGATTTCTtcataccattctccaataaaaggaactttGGAAAAGGGCTTTGGAAAAATGGttgattccagggctggggcagggaaaatacaagatgagtTTAGAACATTTTgcaccagaaagcaaggaagtgcTCAAAATATAATGGGTCATGTTGAAAGTACAGGGGTCAGCCAACATGCAGGAGCTCTCAAAGCCAAAGCTGATAAAGTTAGGGCAAGATAATaatattgccatttgcagcaacatagatggaactagagagtattacgctaagtgaaataagacagagaaagccatatatcatatgatttcacttatatgtggaatttaagaaacaaaacaaatgagcaaagggaagaagagagagaggcaaaacaagaaacaaacagactcttaactgtagagaacaaactgattgttaCCAGGGGGagatgggtagggggatgggagAATAGGGGAtagagattaaggagtgcacttgtgatggccattgggtgatgtatggaagtgctgaattactatatcatacacctgaaactaatattatactgtaaactaactggaatttaaataaaaacttaaaaaaacaatagtatTGGATTACaacccataaaataaaataaatatgcatgagTCGATACTGATACAAATTgatcactcaataaataaatagatggggGAGAATGGACAGCTCTTCCTTATAGTAGCATTCCAGTTTATAAATTAATTAGGAAtgatggaaatagaaaatctctGTTTGACAGACACTGCAGTGATAACTGTTGCAGGCAAGGActatcaatggatgctaaaattaggGGGTGAAAGAGTGATGAGAAACAGGATATCTTCCCACAAGATACTTATCAATTATGAAGGACAAAATAGTGATTTTACAGTGGAGTGATCTTTGAACTCACCAGTAATGACATATATTGACATTATGTGCCGAGAAGGGCatgctttcatgattttcttcccccaaatgcaTAATCTCAATCTAATTATGAGAAAACACCAACAGCCCCAAATGAGAGACAtcctacaaaataactgaccacTGCACTGTTTCCCCAAATGTCAAAATCATAAAAGGTAGAGAGGCTAAGGACCGATTTCAGATTGGAGGAGACTAAGGAAACATGACAATTAAATGCTGTGCAGGATTGTGGACCAGAAAAtgaactttctctttctctagtgGGAAAATTGGTGGAATACAAATAAGGTTTGTGGATGAGTTAGTAATgttgtatcaatgttaatttcctaacCTTGATAATTGTAGCATATTCACatgatgttaacattaggggagTTTGGGTGAAAGGATACTGTGTGCCATTATTGCAGCTTTTccataaatataaaactaattcaaagtaaaatgttgttaaaaagtgggagtttaaaaatgaaattattatggaaaatataagTAATAGCAAAAAGGAATGAGGGAACCAGAAGTGATTTAGGGGCGAGGGACTTGGGGTAAGGTTTTATTGATAATATGTATTCAAAAAATACCTTATGTTTTTTGGGTGACTGGGAAAAAGACTGAGCATGAACTATAATGGGTAAGTCTGGAAGAGAAGCTGGTTTTGTGGAAGAAGATAggtattgtttcctgtgttttgatTATGTTAAGATTTCAGACTTAAGGTTGATTAGGACGAAATGGTTCTCAGACTCAGGATTGAAAATAAGCCACCTTTGTCATCACCTCATCAAATTTGGTATCCCCAGCAGTGAGACACAGTGTCAGAGTTCCCACTCCTAAATAAAGCTGTTTCAGATGCTTAGTGCAAAAATGGAGGTCTTGGTGATCAAACCAAATTTGAGCCCATTTGTGTATTTGAGGATTGAGGCAAACCATGCTAAATAGGACAGGAAATTTGTGGAAGAGTTGGGAAGCTGGAAATAATGCCTGTTTAAATAGAAAAACTTTTTGGAAATTTgagagtgtattttttttaatttgtaggcACCAAAGATGTTACAAAGAAATGTAATctcagaaaacaaatttctagCTACATGGATAGAGCAGAAATAGTGAAGAAATACACGGATcaagaaaaagaaggtaaagagGCTGTTTTATAGAATGTGTCCATAAGTAAGTGTGACAAAGCCCATTTCATCCAGTGTTTCTGGCTCTGCCTTTTGTAACTCTTTGTGGTCTGGACCATTTATCCCTGGGAGCCTATAGTTTTATTCTGCATTTCCATGTCCCTATATATAACCTATATTCTTAACCCTTTTAGGTGGGGAGGTGATTTTCGCACACCCTCTTGAGAATATCTGATGAAAGCTATACATACTGCAGAACTTTGCATGCCATTTTAAGGAATTCACTGCAGATCCTTATGAAGCTTATGTGTGGACTGGAGTTGAAATAATACTACGCAGAAATAGGAAATGTAaatcctgtattttatttctgtttcactttCTAAAATGACCAAAATGTTAAAGTAGCTAAGGAAACTCCTGGGACTTCTTTAGGATTTTGCTGTGAATCAAAACATTTCAGGAGTGAAGTATTCCTAATGACTAGAGATGCCACTAGTTGTCCTTCCCTACTTACTATTAATCTACTTATGAGCATCCAGTTTACAAACATATGTCTACAAATGGTCATTACCACCTTTGCCTGGCAtaatcctactttttttttagcCAAAGTTACTACTGTCCTCAAAACACCAGTGCCTCCAGACCTCAGCTGCTCTTCCTTGCTATCCTTATATGGCCCTCCCCGACCTCTTCCTAGTATTCCATATGAGCCCCTACCCTGGGTACCCCCCGCCCCAGCGAGCTCCTCTGTTGAGTGGgaataaaattgtatttccttCACCCCAAATTGAAACTCACaatgaaatttccttttaaaacattgatgaaatagAGTACCATCAGCATTGTGGTTTGAATACATTGGGTTAAGTTAACCTTTGTGGGTAGCTTGGCTTGAAAATTGATGCATAGTTGCTAGTAACATCATATCTGTGgaaatactaggaaaaaaaatgcaaactactGTTTTTTAAACAAGCTTTAAATTGGCAACCATCACATAAATTAGGAACTACCATTAGgggtcatgtttttaaaaaaatcttaaagatctTTGATAACTTACTCAATAATCATTCGTTTTGAATGAACAAAAACTATGGAACTGTTTTACTGACCCTGTGCAATCCTAGTCTTGGGTTGTTAAGAAGTGCTAAAATTACTACTTAAAGTactctatggggcacctgggtggctcggttgtctgtgtgtccaacttcgggtcaggtcatgatctcgcagctcatgaattcgagccccacatcaactctctgctgtcagcatggagctggctttGGTTCCTGTCtccttgtcttcccctctccagctcctggtttctctctgtctcaaaaataaataaaaacatcaaaaaaaatttaaatactttataagTTCTAAGAAAGCCTTCTAAATTCcatgtatttatatgtttaataCTTTAGCCGTTAAATTGCAGGACACAGAAAGACTTATATCTGAAGAGAAGGACCACATAGCCACTGAGTTATATAGCTTATGGTTCTACTCATGGTGACAGAATTATCAGCTGTCATTATACATATAGACTTCTCTTGAATAAACTGCCTGGCCTATAGGATTCAGCTCAAGAACCTCTTCCAAGAAATCTCTGGACTTTCCCATTTGACCTCCATGAAGGCAGAATTCACTTATGGAattttttgccttatttatttctgtacatATAGCATCTTGCATTGTGCCTCGTATATATGTAGGAGGCATtcagaaatgtttgctgagtggaggagttaaaaaaattaacttgtatCTGATCCTGATTAATCACTATATGTAAatagtataaaaagaaaataaattgtcacTGGTTTTATTATTGAAACTTGTGTTTTTTAGATGGAAAATATCATCGGCAGATTAAAATAGAAGAGAATGCAACAGGTTTCAGTTACGAGTCACTTTTTCAAGAATATCTTAATGAAACAGTTACAGAAGTTTGGATACAAGATCCTTATATTAGACAGATTCATCAGGTAGgtgaaatgcagaaaaatatgaTGAAATGTTACTTAAAATGTATGAGTTAGTAATAACCCGTCATGATGTCTTTCAGCTGTATAACTTTCTTCGATTTTGTGAGATGCTTATTAAGAGACCATGTAAAGTAAAAACCATTCATCTTCTCACCTCTCTGGATGAAGTAGGTATCTGGAAGCATTTACTCTTTCTTCATGAATTTTGTTTAGCTAGGAGATGTAGTTTGAGCAAGGAAATGTGGACACAGTGCTTCAGCTAGAGCTATTTCTTTGGGAATTGTACAACAATAGGCCTAAAATACCTTCAGAAAAATGCTATTgacttttctgattttgttgtATCTTGCATTTGGCTACTTTGCTAAACTATAATTCAAATAGTTTGTCAGTTTAGTTTCTTGGATGTTCTAGGAGATGATCACACTGTCTGCACTATTGACAATTTTGTCTCTTTACCAATGattatatctttttcttgatttactGTATTGGCTTTCTGGTGGATCATAGCATGATAGTGAGCATCTCTATCTTGATTTTGATTTAAATAGGAATGCTTCTAAATAAACCAGAATTTTAAGATTAACTTGAAGAAAGCACCCCATCTTAATAACTAAATAGCATTACTAAAACACATTTTA
This region includes:
- the MITD1 gene encoding MIT domain-containing protein 1 isoform X3; protein product: MDRAEIVKKYTDQEKEDGKYHRQIKIEENATGFSYESLFQEYLNETVTEVWIQDPYIRQIHQLYNFLRFCEMLIKRPCKVKTIHLLTSLDEGSGKEQQSSGLQEIKESLKNHGVLLELEYSSSVHDREIRFNNGWMIKIGRGLDYFKKPQSRFSLGYCDFDLRPCHETTVDIFHNKHTKKI